In the genome of Tsukamurella paurometabola DSM 20162, the window GGATCTCGTCGACCCGCTGCACCTGCATCCACATCCGATCGAGGAAGCCGGTCAGGGATTCGCGCAGATCGTCCGGTAGTTCGACGCCGACGACCACCGCCGCCACCGAATCCTCCAGACGGCGGCGCAGCCGATGATCGGAGAGCAGCGTGTAGAAGGCGTCGAAGGCTTTGCCCTCGGGGGTGTTGGCCAGCTCGTCATGGCCGTCGAACAGGCGCTGGAGGGTGCGGGCGTAGGCCTCCGCCTCGGAGCTGTCGGCCGCATCAAGGCCGTGCGTGAGCAGGGCCCGGGTGTGTTCTCGCAGCTTCTCGCCGTAGCCGAGGATGTCCGCCGGCATCCGTTCCGCCAGCGAGCTGACGATCTTCAGATCATCGACGACCTTGCCCTGGTCGTATTCGGGGATCAGGCCCGCGCGCAGTGCCTCCCGGCGCCGGGTGAGCTCTGCGATCTGTTCGTCGAGAGCGCGCAGGTGATCGTCCGGGTCGGGGCTGACGGTGACCGCGACCGCGGCGAGCCTGGCCGTCACCAGTTCCAGAGCCGTTTCGGTGGCCACGTTCCGGTCGAGGGAGACCGCCTGCACCTGTCCGAGGGCGGTGGTGGCTCCTCGGGTGAGCTGGCAGACCTCGCGGTCCTCGTCGTCGAGGGTGCGGGAGACGAAACCGTTCTTCACCCACGTGTCGAGGACGTCGGAGCCGTCCGGGACCGGTCGGGCGCGGTCCGTGAAGTGCTGCGCGAGGGTCTGCAGGTCGACGGTGAGCGCATCGGCGAGCTCCTCGGCGTCGACGGGGCCCGTGCCCAGCCGGGCGGCCATCAGCGCCAGGTAGGCGACGGCGTTGGGGGAGCGGAGCAGGCGCAGCGCGACATCGTTGTCGGCGTTGTCCGTGAACGCGGCGTACAGCTCGGCGGCGGACTGCGCCATGTGTACCTCCCGATCGATGAGCGACGGCCCAGTCTAGCGGCGGTCCCGTCACCGGCGCGTGAGGTGTCGTGCACTCGGCATTCACGTCAGCCTCATAGCGTCGGCACCCATGACCCCCGGTCGCCTGATGCTCTCCGTCCTCACCCTGGTCGCCGTCGTCGCTGGAACCGCCGCTCCGGTGTCAGCAGCACCGCAGCGCACCGTCGACCTCCAGGCCCACCGCGGCGGCCTCGGCCTGACCACCGAGTCGACGCTCGCGGGCTTCGACGCCGCCATGCGGCTCGGCGTGACCACGCTGGAGCTGGACACACAGGTGACGAAGGACCGGAAGGTGGTGATCACGCACGACCGCAAGGTCGACGCCAAGAAGTGCACCGATACCGCGCCCGCGACACCGAGCGATCCGCAGTTCCCGTACGTCGGGAAGTACATCCGCGACCTTCGCTATGCGCAGATCCGCACCATGAACTGCGGCTACGAGAAGCTGGAGGGGCACACCACCCAGCGAGTGGTGGCCGGGGCCCGTATCCCGGAGCTGCGTGAGCTGTTCGATCTGGTGCGCTCGCGGAGGTCTGCGGTGCGGATGAACATCGAGACGAAAGTCGAGGCCGGCGCTCCCGAGCAGACCGCACCCCGCGGTGAGTTCGTCGGCGCCGTCGCGGGCGAGATCACCCGGTCCGGCCTCGCGGGGCAGGTCACGATCCAGAGTTTCGACTGGAACGCGCTGCGGGAGATCGGACCGCTGTTGCCGGGCGTCGGCCTGATCGCCCTCACCAACGGCGCGCAGTTCCTGCAGACCGGCGAGCCCGGGGCATCGCCGTGGTTGGGTCTGGACGTGGACCGATACGGCGGCGACTGGGTGCGCGCCGCCGCCGAGACCATCGCCGGGTTGACCGCCGTTTCACCGGTCCAGGGTAATCCGCAGGACGGGGGAGTCGGCGACCCTGGTTTCGTGCGCTTCACCACGCCCGCGCTGATCCGTCGTGCCCACGCGCTCGGGTTGAAGGTGATCCCGTGGACGGTGAACGACCCAGCGACCATGCGAGCCCTGCTCGACGACGGTGTGGACGGCCTGATCACCGACTACCCCGACCGTGCCCGCACCGTGTTCCGCGACCTCGGCATCGCATCGCCTGCGTCGAGCTAGCGGGAAGTACTGCGTCATCGGAGATTTCGTTCCACGCGGGATGCGATCGCGAAGACCTCGATTCGGCTACTGTCCCGTCATGAGGCTCGCGAAGCTGGTCCTTGTCCCCGCCGTCGCCGCACCCGCCGTGGTCGGCTGCT includes:
- a CDS encoding glycerophosphodiester phosphodiesterase family protein produces the protein MTPGRLMLSVLTLVAVVAGTAAPVSAAPQRTVDLQAHRGGLGLTTESTLAGFDAAMRLGVTTLELDTQVTKDRKVVITHDRKVDAKKCTDTAPATPSDPQFPYVGKYIRDLRYAQIRTMNCGYEKLEGHTTQRVVAGARIPELRELFDLVRSRRSAVRMNIETKVEAGAPEQTAPRGEFVGAVAGEITRSGLAGQVTIQSFDWNALREIGPLLPGVGLIALTNGAQFLQTGEPGASPWLGLDVDRYGGDWVRAAAETIAGLTAVSPVQGNPQDGGVGDPGFVRFTTPALIRRAHALGLKVIPWTVNDPATMRALLDDGVDGLITDYPDRARTVFRDLGIASPASS
- a CDS encoding DUF3375 domain-containing protein, which encodes MAQSAAELYAAFTDNADNDVALRLLRSPNAVAYLALMAARLGTGPVDAEELADALTVDLQTLAQHFTDRARPVPDGSDVLDTWVKNGFVSRTLDDEDREVCQLTRGATTALGQVQAVSLDRNVATETALELVTARLAAVAVTVSPDPDDHLRALDEQIAELTRRREALRAGLIPEYDQGKVVDDLKIVSSLAERMPADILGYGEKLREHTRALLTHGLDAADSSEAEAYARTLQRLFDGHDELANTPEGKAFDAFYTLLSDHRLRRRLEDSVAAVVVGVELPDDLRESLTGFLDRMWMQVQRVDEIRGQVYRRINTFVKDGDFLQYQSLRARITEAQRAAVEAFDTVSAGRDTGLAVPMSAVDTTSVGALKFHDGIVTLPPEVRETSGEFTIDPARLIGREAIDWDSLANAVNTAVAAADGASLTDVLDAIDAPRAGDVVGVWSLGARYGTVDADRPVTVLAHTARGPRELTVPHVVFSAALPPLTPSSAAPEPTTLFEQEA